The Oryza sativa Japonica Group chromosome 11, ASM3414082v1 DNA window TAAGAACTCAGTGTATTTTCGTTCTGGCCCTCCGTCTTTATCATATTTCCCTCACTCCGAATCTccgatcgacggcggcggaagcggagcTCCGGCAAGCGGTGACCACCGGCGATGGTGGCGATCGATGGCGCGAACAGGGATCAACGTCCTTCCTAGGTGAACAGGTAATTAATTGCCACCATTCTCTGAAAAAATTGACTGGAAGTCTGGAAGTATGAAACCGTGCATGCTACTCCCTGAATGCTTTAGTTCAATCTCCATAAAGCTCCATCCAAACAAAATCTTCAGATGATATTTCATTAAAAACAATCATGCCCAAGAACTGTGCAACATCCAAAACTGGCTATAATCTTTGCTGAATTATGTACTTGGGATTCATATTACATTATCAAATCCAGTTATTTTCTGGAGCTACACCAGATGAAATCACCAAGTAAAACAATTATATAAGGACGGTGagttgttaattaattacagcTTTGATACACCACTCTGTTTGTTAATGCCTGATAGagttcagaaagaaaaaaaatatacaggaTTACACATATTTTTAGATACAACAACCTTAGTAATATCTAATGTGTGTTAATTCTCTCAAATACTATGAACCTGAAAAAACAAGAGAGAACatgtttgtgaattgtgatatcCTCATGCGAGTGACCTAAAACTCTCTACAGGGTCAGACTCCTCAAGCATCACCGCAGCCTGAAAACAATCAGCAGCATCATTGATCCTCCCATCATTCCTGTGAACTTTCCCTAAATGAAGCCAAGCCATCCTGTTCGTAGGCTCAATTCTCAGTGCATCCGAGAGGAAGCATCTCGCTGCAGGGAGATACCTTGACCCTTGCTTGCAGAGAAGTGCACCAATGGCCACCTTGGATGGAACATGCTCTAGCTCTATCGAGAATGCATTGACGTAGGCAGCCAATGCCTCCTTGTTCTGATCTCGCGCCTCGAGCATGTAACCTGAATTTATAGCAACCATGAGTTAGATTTTGATGTTGAATTCAGTTAAACGCAGAGAATTGTCATGTCAGTGTTATATAGAAGTGGTGAAAGTTCAAGTTTGGTTGGGTTGATCACCTTCTGCATGCATTGTTGCAGCCGAGTAGGATTTCAGGGCTCTAGCCTTCCGCAGACATATCTCAGCGTCTCTCCAGATTGAGAGACTGGAGTACAGGTTTGCAAGTCCTTGCCAGATTTCAAACTCACTTACACTGTCATTCTGTCCCTGAATGTTAAAAAAGACCCAAAACATGAGAGAGAAAAATTTATGGTAGTGATTCCCTCTACATTTATActacaaccaaccaaacaaattaaatatatttgtaaTAATCACATTATGCTAAAATCTGAGCAGATTACACAAATATAAACTGTGATTTTGTGCATTGGTTTGGATCAAGGAAACACACCTCTGCATCAGTCTTGCTAGATCCAGAGGAATTCTTTTGGGCTTGAACAAGAGCAAGAAGGGCACGGTATGCTTCAACTGCTTCCATAGGTGATGATTGAGCAACCTTCAGCTTAGCCTTTAGACTAAGTAATGACCCTTGATCCAACTTTGCAGTCTCATCTAATGCAGCATTTGTTGCCACTTCTGCTTCAGGATATCTCTGCTGTGCAGAAAGAACCAATGCTAGCAACCTCCAACCTTTTGAGACTGATCCACCGATTGCGTCGATATATTCCTTTGCGCATCGCAGTGCGGCATTCATGTTCCTCTGCTCAGCATATTCAACTCCCATGTCAAATATCAGGTCTGGATTGTGCCGGTCAAGAGCAATCGACTCTGAGAATGACTTTAGAGTTTCATTCTGCAAGAGAGACCTTTGGTGATCTGATGAGACAGTCTTTGACTTCTTGCCAAGACAATTCCCCAAGAAATGGAGTCCCACACTCTTCAGATGAACATCTGAAGATTCAGAAAGTTTGATCGCTCTTCTCGCGTATTCGACGCCCTCGGAAGCTAGATGTCGCTCCTCACTGCATATCTTACTAGCCAACAACAATGCCATTATATCATTTGGATTCTCATGCTTGTTCAGAGACTTCCTCAGAAAGTTTAGTGCAACTTCTTTCTGACCAATTGCATAATAGCAAAGAGATAGAGTGTGCCATCTCTCGGTGCGAGGATATATTCCAGGCAAAACCTCTTCTAGATTCTTTGCAAGAAGAGATGGTTGGTCGCAAAGCGATAATGCGTATGTCAAATGTTCCATCACCGATGGATCCCAATGCGTCTTCCCCTGGTACCATTTCTTCAGTACTACCATTAGAAGTAGAATGGCCTCTTCAACATTGTTCTTAGGAATAAAAGAACCTTCAACTTGTGATCCCGAGCTGGGTGGGCTCCCCTCTACACAGCTATACAGCAGAAATGCAGCAAATCTCTTCTGAATCCTTGTGCAACATTCATCGTCAAGATTCCATTGGCTGAGAAGACTGCGTCGGTACGAAGCTAATGCTTCTTGATGTGATCCAGCTTGCTTCCATGCCTCTGGGAGAAGCTCAACGGATTTGTTGATAGTTTCTTGTAGCTTCTGTTCGATGTCAGGAGGACCATTCTGGAACATGCTTTCGACTGAATCAAGAACGCTCTTGCACTGATTCGCAGCTTCTGCATGTTCATTGATAATTTTTTGGTTAGTACATATGATATccaaaaagcaacaaaaaaatAGTTTTCTAGTGGTATGTGCTTATGTGTACCTGTTGATTTTCCTAGCTTTTGAAGGGACAATGATTTCAAGTAAATGGCTTCAAGAACAAGGGTAGCAGGATTTTCTATGCCTGATTCTGATTTCGTCTGGCCTTTCTTAGATGTCGTCTTATCAGTAAGTGATGGTTGGAATCGTTGGATGGCAGCTTGAAGGTCTATGCCATCAAACACACAGAGAGCAGCTTCTACATTACCTTTTTGAAATTCCAGTCTTCCAAGGAGAGCTCTCGCTTCCTATCAATCAATAGGCATACCGATATACTTGGagtccaaagaaaaaaaatgtaactcTTCATGTGCTAAGCTAATTCTAAATGCAAATATAACTGGAGATCAATATCACAATAATTCAACAGTTAAATATTTCTCAACATAATGTGTCTGTCATGATCTTTTCTATGCTAAAAATCCCTACATTTATCAGAGAATAGAATTATTTTTACACGTGTCGGAGTTGGTCAGCATTATTGGTACGCTTGTTTGCTCACATTTCATGGTATATTTCCAAGAGGTGAAGCCTCTTTATTATATGTTGGTAGATCTTTTATTTCCTTTTATTGTAACAACAATGTTGTAATACTTTTCATTTTTGGGGAAATTTGCAAAAACCACCCCCATAAGTCACTTGAAATTTGATAATCCACCTCATAAGTCATTTTGTTACAAATGCCCACCACCTACTTAGTTTCATTGCAAAATCCACTCCAGTGCACACGTATTTAATCGGATCAACATGTTTTCATAAATTATGAGCCATCAATACGGTCTTTACCCAAACTAAAGACTTTTAGAGTATAGTCTAAACACTTTTTTTTGAAATTCCATTCATAGAAAATGGTGATGGGAGCTTAAATATTATTGCATTGAGTTTCACTGTATCTAAACAAAGTTCAATGAAACATGAAGAATAAATTTAATGCAAGGACTTGGACAAAATTAACTTGGCTAGCTTAGTATGTGGTAGCTCTACATCAGCGATAACAGGCTGATTCGGTTAAGCGAGTGCATACTAGGGtgttttttaaacaaaattgaGTAGGAGGGTGGACATATGCAACAAAATAACTTATGGGATGGAATGTCAAACTTCAAATAACTTATggggtggttttttttttaatttttttctatattatttAATATAGTCAGCCTTGTCTCAAAAAAGTAGATCTTTTTTAGAAACTCCCATGTTAATTAGAGAGAAAATCAATTTTGTTGTTTTCTCTCAATCTATGGCATCTACCGTACATAAAGGACCGATGCTTGTACCATGGATAATACATATCAACTAACTCAATGAACACCTCTAGTTGATAATTAGAAGAACTAAAAGTTGTATAATGGAATGTTTCCTTCGACACGCAAGAACCCGCAAGCATAGCCTGATATAGAGACTATTGCCAATGCCAACAGCTAGCCCAGTGTGGTTGGATATCAAAGTTGATTTTAATTACCTCTAGATAACTATAATGTATGGCTTTATTATGTTTAGGGGATTAGGTCAAGAGGCTGAGGCCCATGTCTAAGTCCAAGACCTGGCCAAGGAGTAGTACCCTCAATCAAGCATGTGAGAATTAATATTCAAGCGTGGAAAACATTTAGGGGAATGATATTTCCTTCTGTAATAATTTGATCAGATTGCCATAAAGGGTATTTGGTTAGTCTTTAGAATATAGCAATAAATTTGAATTTCTCTTGTTTTTCTCCAAAGTTATTATCCCAAATCTATACTCTCGCTTGGTCTTCACAAAGCTAACGTCGTCTAGCTCTTAGCAGTGTTATACAAAACTGAAACCTTTGCCCATAACAATTATCTCTATTTATGTCAATAGTGCCATCGGTTCAATAATAGtcagaaacaaacaaacaacaataaaaatagttgCATGCATACGTACGGTTCACAATTAGACTTCtcgtaagaaaaaaaatgtctatAATGCATGCATATTATTGAATGTTATAATCAAATCTAAATGTTAGAATTGGTACATATCTTAACAAATAAGGTCAAAAGTttggtcataaatatttgaaatttcaatttttttctttttttactcaACAATAACATTTTAGAAGTTGAAATGttttaattttcattaaaaAGTAAAACTACATGATATCTCTTTAAAATTGTTTGGGCTGGCAAATGCATGAGTTGCTGGTTGTATTAGTAACACTTATGAATTCTCATATACTGCAAAATGGTTGTTGATGCAAGGATATAacacaaatgtaattttagttaacACTCTATAAGTACCAAATCTTTGCGTTGCAATTGGACAATCATAATATCAACGTATGATTGCCCCAATCACAAAGAGATAAAGGAATAGCACGCTTACACTATCACACAATCATCATATTCAAAGAACATTTTGTACACATCAATACATCATGAAATGTTCCAAATGCTTGTaagatgtgaaaaaaaaaagaaataacacATTTGTGGCAAACTTTGGAATCTATGATCAAAATGGCACTCAAAAAGGCCTCCTTGGACAGTAATATCTATGTCCAATTTGCCATAATAAATCGATAACCTTGTGTCAATAATGACATCTAATGATGTTAGACCCTAAAGACGCCATGTTGTATTCGCCATTTTTGTTGATCAACTTattcaaaagaaaaattttcaaaaattctCACCTCGTAATTTAGAGAGAGACCCCCAGTTTCTTGAGCATTACTATTTCCTGCCTTCACTATCTCCATCCCAGTCGACGCCGCCTGCTCCTCCTTCTCCACCGTCATGGGCGACGAGGAGTCATCGGTGGTCGTCTCTGTAGGTTGCACCTCTCCACCATCCTCTGTGTCTGAAGCCATGCCGACGCCGTATAATGGTCTCACCGGCGAACACCCAGTTATCGAGTAAGGATGAATCCTATTTTGATGTTATAGGAGCAGAGAAGCCTGAAGGCGACAATAACCATGCTTCTTTCTTGCCTTTGCATTTCCCCCCGCTCCACTTCTCTATTTTTAGTCACTAACAAAAATACTATctctatttgtttttttaatattttctctTCGGCCATGTGTAAAATCTAGCAGAAAAACCGGACATACCAAAGGGAGAACCTCACAACTCATCTCGATAAAACTTTTTAACATATCGACCAAAATAGCACGACGCCTTTCATAAATAGTTTACTAAAATTTGTACGCATTTGTTTTCATATACTTCATGCATACATTGTGCATGAATCAACTAATAATCATTTGGATCTGGAATCTCTAATAACGTTTAGTTTACGGGTGAACACGAACAAAACACATCCTACCTCCATTGAAAAAATGCAGTactgctcactgacatgtgggtccaaggggctgtggggcccacatgtcagtgagcccatcctatctatcttctacggaagaggggggggggggggggggggaatattACGTAAGCCCAGTCCAACCCTCTTTACTGCTTCCTTCTCTCTTCCACCCCCCAAATCCCCCCCCCACGGCGGACGACGCTCCccccccatccgccgccgccgccgccgccgcatcctctgCGGGCTCCGGTGACCGGCTCAGGTGAGCTCCCCGCTTCATCCCCCGCGCTGCCCCCATCCGTGTCGCCTTCGGCGCTGCCATCGGTGGTCGCGGCCAACCCcccggccgacgccgccgccgcagcgccccCGGGCAAGGGGGGCGTCCTGGCTGCGTTGTGTTGCCTTCTTCCCCTTACGCCGCTCACCGTAGCCCTGTATTCGCCGTGCCCCTAGGCGCTGGCGCTGCCCATCGCCCTCTCTTGACCCGCGGGTGGTggcgcgccctcgccgcgcaCTGCAAGATGGAGTACTTACTGATAGCAGTTTATTTGTTTCCTGAACATGATTGGGGATTAGACCTGTGCTTTGTTGGGTTTGTCTGCGATGCCGATTCAATTAGGTACTTTCTAATGGAATTCCATTATATGAGGTTATCTTTgggggtttagggttagggtttatgcTTTAGGGTTAGTGTTATGATTTTGAGTAACGCGACAATTGAGAGTTGTTTATAGTTGGGGTTTATGGATTTAGGGTCTCGGGCAAAGGCGACAATTACAActtggtttagggtttaggcttTATGATCAATGCTATGGTTTTGAACAAGGTGACAATTAAGAattctattttctttttggcaGGCTAGCTGAATGATGTTCCTGGCATAGGAAGGGTGGCATTGTGAAGTGAAGCAAGAAAAGTTGTTGGACATGGCAGCTACAGAGGCCGCCACAGATTCATCGGGTCCGCGATATGCTCCTGATGACCCAACGCTCCCTGCACCCTGGAAAGGACTAATCGATGGATCAACCTTGTACTACTGGAACCCTGATACTAATGAGACTCAATATGAGAGGCCGGTGGCCGCTGTGCCTCCCTTGCCAACAGGTCCTCCTCCAGTAACCACTACACCTATGCCAACATCCGCATCAGGGGCTTTTTCACAGCCTAGCATGCAGTCGAACCAAGGTGGTCAAGTATCACAGTCCCAGCAGGAACGACCTGGTCAGACAGTATACCCTCAAGCCAGCCATCTTGGGCATCAGCAACTCCAACAGCCAACCCAGCAATCACCGTTTCAGCCAACGGCTCAGCATCAAGCTCCGTTTCAGCATTCACAACGAGCGCCCTatcaacaacagcagcagcagatgtCGCAGCAACCTCCTGCCCATCAGTACCCCAGCACACATCCACAACATATGCCATACCAGCATGGCCATTATATGCAaccccagcagcagcagtttcAGCAGGGCCCACAATATTCATATCAGGTTGGCCAGCAGCAACAGATGCCGCAAGCTGCCTACAATCAAGGTCAGCAGCAGCCTATTTCTCAAGCTGCCTACAACCAAAGTCAGCAGCCAGCGCAAGCCGTGGGTGCCTACAATCAAGGTCAGCAGCCGCCTGTTTCTCAAGCCTCATACAACCAAAGTCAGCAGCCAACACAAGCTGCAGGTGCCTACAATCAAGGCCAGCAGCCGTCAATGCCCCAAGCTTCCTATAATCAAGTTCAGCCGCCACAAATGGCACATGCTACTTACAATCAAGGTCAGCAGCCACCTGGAATGAGGATCCCTCAGGGTCAGGTGCAACCTCAGCAATCACCGGGCTTTCATCAACCCGCTCAGGTTTCACAAGTGCTGCAAGGTTCACAGTCTCAAGGACTTCAAATGCCGCCACAGCAAGGCCAACTCCAGCATGGCTTCCATTTGACAACTCCTCAGGGAAAACAACCACATCATGGCCATGTAGGTCCTCAATTGAGCCAAGTGCCACTTGGGCAGCAGAGTTCCACTCTGAAGGTTGACGAGACAGGAGTTACAGGAGGTCTTGATGGAAAACAGACTGGTTTTTCATTACCACTCAGTCAGCAGCGTGGCCAGGGTCCTGTTTCAAAACAACAGTTACCTTCTAATCATCAACTTTCTGGATCACATAATCAGCCAAATATTCCTGGAGCTGGAGGGCCATCATATCCTGCAAAGCATCATCTTGGTGGATCATCCCCAGGCGAGGCTAACAACATGAATTTTTTGAGCTCACCTGCTCAAATGCATCAAGGTGGTATGGATACAAACTATCGACAACATCCAGCTAGCAGTCCTGTCGTTCCAAATCATATTGGTCCTTCACCAGTTCGGCCTCCAATGGGTTTCAAGATGGGCAGTAGTGAGGATCACTTTGAAAGAAATGAGCTTTACTCTTCTGGCAGGATGGATGGAAC harbors:
- the LOC4351154 gene encoding protein NPG1 isoform X2, which gives rise to MASDTEDGGEVQPTETTTDDSSSPMTVEKEEQAASTGMEIVKAGNSNAQETGGLSLNYEEARALLGRLEFQKGNVEAALCVFDGIDLQAAIQRFQPSLTDKTTSKKGQTKSESGIENPATLVLEAIYLKSLSLQKLGKSTEAANQCKSVLDSVESMFQNGPPDIEQKLQETINKSVELLPEAWKQAGSHQEALASYRRSLLSQWNLDDECCTRIQKRFAAFLLYSCVEGSPPSSGSQVEGSFIPKNNVEEAILLLMVVLKKWYQGKTHWDPSVMEHLTYALSLCDQPSLLAKNLEEVLPGIYPRTERWHTLSLCYYAIGQKEVALNFLRKSLNKHENPNDIMALLLASKICSEERHLASEGVEYARRAIKLSESSDVHLKSVGLHFLGNCLGKKSKTVSSDHQRSLLQNETLKSFSESIALDRHNPDLIFDMGVEYAEQRNMNAALRCAKEYIDAIGGSVSKGWRLLALVLSAQQRYPEAEVATNAALDETAKLDQGSLLSLKAKLKVAQSSPMEAVEAYRALLALVQAQKNSSGSSKTDAENDSVSEFEIWQGLANLYSSLSIWRDAEICLRKARALKSYSAATMHAEGYMLEARDQNKEALAAYVNAFSIELEHVPSKVAIGALLCKQGSRYLPAARCFLSDALRIEPTNRMAWLHLGKVHRNDGRINDAADCFQAAVMLEESDPVESFRSLA
- the LOC4351154 gene encoding protein NPG1 isoform X1, whose amino-acid sequence is MASDTEDGGEVQPTETTTDDSSSPMTVEKEEQAASTGMEIVKAGNSNAQETGGLSLNYEEARALLGRLEFQKGNVEAALCVFDGIDLQAAIQRFQPSLTDKTTSKKGQTKSESGIENPATLVLEAIYLKSLSLQKLGKSTEAANQCKSVLDSVESMFQNGPPDIEQKLQETINKSVELLPEAWKQAGSHQEALASYRRSLLSQWNLDDECCTRIQKRFAAFLLYSCVEGSPPSSGSQVEGSFIPKNNVEEAILLLMVVLKKWYQGKTHWDPSVMEHLTYALSLCDQPSLLAKNLEEVLPGIYPRTERWHTLSLCYYAIGQKEVALNFLRKSLNKHENPNDIMALLLASKICSEERHLASEGVEYARRAIKLSESSDVHLKSVGLHFLGNCLGKKSKTVSSDHQRSLLQNETLKSFSESIALDRHNPDLIFDMGVEYAEQRNMNAALRCAKEYIDAIGGSVSKGWRLLALVLSAQQRYPEAEVATNAALDETAKLDQGSLLSLKAKLKVAQSSPMEAVEAYRALLALVQAQKNSSGSSKTDAEGQNDSVSEFEIWQGLANLYSSLSIWRDAEICLRKARALKSYSAATMHAEGYMLEARDQNKEALAAYVNAFSIELEHVPSKVAIGALLCKQGSRYLPAARCFLSDALRIEPTNRMAWLHLGKVHRNDGRINDAADCFQAAVMLEESDPVESFRSLA